A section of the Cottoperca gobio chromosome 17, fCotGob3.1, whole genome shotgun sequence genome encodes:
- the LOC115022992 gene encoding zinc finger protein 808 has protein sequence MANCVAFQSKLTSIMEVLAKAAVVEISKLWEDGFALVQVELHRRESEIQALNRKLVFMENERSQTTYLTSSSSSSKKEQQNKLLPPTGDGPIIDSVQTLCPDQSVREKTDASANHRTPPPSQTEERQSEQLKSDLCESYGRDDDEDLIVKLEGEDDVQIMEQIVDSDHSVNDGAGPHELELHLQPGEAMEEQESRQWSSVSVGDSDTADDSDCFFEPKQLSQNLDSEILFIRNALDIFDNSSEAAYSDRFLRDNGPGASSKSRDPFNQVQPSQHIEAIDPERGVSIRFLPDKQSQSKNISSFNPDSRFFLLNDPELHKTIASRRIKEKWFICPFCGKSFDRLSHLEIHQRIHTGEKPYTCETCGKCFSQRSNLRTHQRTHKEALFQNDLIQ, from the exons ATGGCGAACTGTGTGGCTTTCCAGAGCAAGTTAACCTCGATCATGGAGGTGCTAGCTAAAGCTGCGGTGGTGGAGATCAGCAAGCTGTGGGAGGACGGCTTCGCCCTCGTGCAGGTGGAGCTGCAccggagagagagcgagatccAAGCCCTGAACAGAAAGTTAGTGTTCATGGAGAACGAGCGGTCTCAAACTACATATCTgacttcatcatcatcttcctccaagaaagagcagcagaacaagctgctGCCGCCCACCGGTGATG GGCCGATCATCGATTCCGTGCAGACATTGTGTCCTGATCAGAGCGTCAGAGAGAAGACGGACGCGTCAGCGAATCACAGAACACCCCCACcgtcacagacagaagagagacaaagtgagcAGCTCAAGTCTGACCTCTGTGAAAGTTACGGCAGAGATGACGATGAAGACTTAATAGTCAAGCTCGAGGGCGAGGACGACGTCCAGATCATGGAGCAGATCGTGGACTCTGATCACAGTGTTAACGATGGAGCGGGTCCCCATGAGCTGGAGCTGCACCTCCAACCCGGCGAGGCCATGGAAGAACAAGAGAGCCGGCAGTGGTCGTCGGTTTCCGTGGGAGACAGCGACACTGCTGATGACTCGGACTGCTTCTTTGAACCGAAGCAGCTGTCACAAAATCTGGACTCAGAAATCCTTTTCATTCGGAACGCTTTGGACATTTTTGATAATTCCTCAGAGGCCGCATACTCGGACAGATTTCTGAGAGATAATGGACCCGGTGCTTCAAGTAAATCCAGGGATCCTTTTAACCAAGTTCAGCCAAGTCAGCATATAGAAGCAATAGACCCAGAGAGAGGAGTGTCCATCAGATTCCTCCCAGACAAACAATCTCAATCTAAAAACATATCGTCTTTTAACCCGGACAGCAGATTCTTTCTTTTGAACGACCCCGAGTTGCATAAAACGATAGCGAGTCGGCGCATAAAGGAGAAGTGGTTCATCTGCCCGTTCTGCGGCAAAAGCTTTGACCGCCTCAGCCATCTGGAGATTCACCAGCGAATTCACACGGGAGAGAAACCGTACACATGCGAAACATGTGGCAAGTGTTTTTCTCAGAGGAGCAACCTTCGCACCCACCAGCGGACTCATAAAGAGGCTCTATTCCAAAATGATTTGATTCAGTAG